Genomic DNA from Triticum dicoccoides isolate Atlit2015 ecotype Zavitan chromosome 4B, WEW_v2.0, whole genome shotgun sequence:
GCGGGTGGAGCAGCCGAGGGCAGACGTGGGCAGTTGAGCAGCGGCCGGAGACGGTCTTGTTCGGGAAAAGCTGCAGAGCAGGTAAGAAATGCACATAGCAGGAGTTCGTATACGTTCGCCGGATGTATAGATATGGTTGGCTTAGTTTGCATGCATGCACGCAGAGGCGGCGGGACAAGATCAACGACAAGATGAGGACTTTACAGCAACTGATTCCCAGGTGCAGTAAGGTAATaacactagtagtactttcgaaaatcatttcctaatttgtaTTTCTATCCATTTATACTAGAATGCCATGATTAAAATTTCTTACACTAATTTTGACCCAAACAGTACGCTCAAAAAAAAATTAGACCCAAACAAAATTAAGATGAAGTGCGTATGCATGGAGTAGTTTTGATGGGTATGTACATATGACCTATATGCGACTTATTTTCATCAGACTGACAAGGTCTCGACGCTGGAGGAGGTCATCAAGTACATGAAATCACTCCAGCACCAAGTGCAGGTATATATCTATACCCATATCTTTTCGCGTTTCTTCCTTTTTCTTGACCGCGTTTGAAAGCCTATGTGCTGTACGTCCAAAAAGTAGGCAGAGAACTAGTTTCACTTGGCATGCGTTCAGGTGATGTCGGCCAGCCCGACGACGACGCCAATCTTTGCGCCGTCCTGCATGCAACTGGCGGGCTTGCAGGCTCCGGCGATGATGCCCCCTCGGTACCCGGTTTTCCCGACGGTGTACGCCTGTCCTCACCACGGTACGCCGCTGCTGCTGTCGCCGCCGGGGCCGCATACTCGTCGCCATCAGGTAGAACCTGCAAGATCACACGGCGGCCGGCAGCAGCTAATTGCTCATCGTCGTCGTACGTCTTGTCCGAACGACCTCACAGGTAAAGCATGCAGATTCACGTAACGTGTGTACTGTACGTGATCGACCAGCAAGGGTGATGATATCGCAACTACGGGACGTGAGCGGGGTGCGGTCTTACTGCAGCGCCACCGGCGCCGCAGTTCGCGCCACACGATCAGCGATGCAGCGCCGCGCCATGGTGACGGCGCAAAAGATGGACGTGTGACGCCGACGCGCATCTCACACCATAGAGCCGTCACGCTGTAACCAGTGTCCATGTGTAAAATGTCACGTATGTACCCGGTCGCTTATATAACTATGATGCGAGGAAGAAATGGAAAATGATGGGTATGGTCTCCCGGCAAAAAGGAAAGAGAAAAGGGGAAATGATGGGCATGATATCCCGACAAATAAGAAAAAGAAACCACATTTGCTAATGGGGGGCGCTAGGCGCCAACCAGCTGTTGAGGAGGAATAATCAGCTGTCTCCCATGCCGTTGGATCCAATCCCCGTAGCCGTTGGATTGGTCAACGCATCCCGCCCTTTCCCACCCAGGTTTTTCCTTTGCTGACGCTGGTAGCCCCCCTCCCCCACCCTGTGCGCCCCGTAAAACATCGAAGCGGCTTCCCACTAGAAGCACAACAACCTCCCTTCGCAGCTCCGACCATATATTCGTAGCATCGGCTAGCAACACGGCAGAAAAAAATCGGTGGCGGCACCCCCTCGCAGCACAACAGCGCCTCCTCAACATCCGGTTCACAGCATGGCGCCACCTCCCAAACACCGGCTCGTGCAGGTGGCCCTCACAGCAAGGGCTAGTTGCACAATGGTGGCGTCCCTCGAAGCATTGGGCTAGGAGTGGGATGGCGCCTACAACACCCGGCCCACTTCATAGCATGGGGTGCCTCCATGAATCCAGCTCATAGTACAGACGCCCCCGCATGCAGCACGCTGACTGCTGCAACGCAGCTGTGCATACTGGGAAGGGGCGCATTGCGGAAGCCTTGCAGCAGTGGTGGTCACAAATTGTTGCGGTAGAGGGATGCAGTGTCGTTATTGCTCATCGCAGCATCGTCGTTGGCCATCGCAGAAAGTCCATATGGTGACGTTAGATCCAGAAGAGGTTTCAGGTGAAGGTTGGGGTCAACGCACGGATAGGAGAAAAGAACGAGTGTGGCTGGGAGCTTCGGTGAGGACAAAGATTAGAAAGGAGATACGGTGTGCGGGCCCTACCTGGACATGTGGCGAGCATGGGATGCGGCttacgcaagagaaaataacagtcAGTTGAAAACGAGTGGTTTTCATTTGCTTATCATCTGTCGGCTGAAAACATGATTTGTATAAGTCGATCATAGGAGAAGAGGTAACACTAAGGTGGAAACGAGGGTGATGTGGCCGGCTATggcggacgagacttgcctgctccctgcgcgtgctcccatccgtgctcccgcgtacgtgacttgatttgattgaaacaaaataaggcccggccccacccccttaaaatcaggggagagatgattagattagaaaggagAAGGAAAAAAtgacagccgtaggatgaagtgggagcacggatgggaatatggaaagggagcaggcaagccggatccggcTATGGCATCCCACGCGCTGCCCGGTCCCTAAAAAAATGCGCTGCCCAAGATGAGGCTCGTCTCAGGACCTTCTATACCGCTTGCTGCGCGTTGGGAGGAGACACAGCACACCCTGCGAGCACTGTACCTCGCATTAAGCGAGTGACCCTTTCGTCTCACTGAAGCTTTTTGCCCCGCGTTGTAGTGACTACACCGACCCAGTTCTATCTGCTTTTTTTCCTTCGCAAGTTCGTTTGCCAAGCTCGGTGTGGTGGTTTATTCccctttttttcatttcttttgtttttcgtttctttttcctttttctttctctttaCTGTGTTTTTAACTGCTTTTTTGTTCTTCTGTTTTCTTTGCTTTTCCAACGGTTTTCTTCCTTTCTTTGCCTATTTTCACCGGTTTGttattttttcgttttttcttGGTTTTCATTGGTTTTTTATGTTCATTCTTTcttcaatttttatttatttatttctggtTTTCATCGTTTTTTGTTTACTAAATTATTTTGCATTTGTTTCTTCTGGTTTTTTCatattctttttattttattcagtttgtttctttttagttttcatttttttctttgtttcttttggtttTACTCTACTTTTTATTTATATGTCAACAATATTTTCCCAATACATGCTTAACATTTTTCCaataaaaatttaatttttttaatACGTGGTCAATATTTGGTTTTTTCTGTAcatattttaaacatttttaattgATTGATTCACATTTTTCAATAcgagattaacatttttttaatacaaggTCAACATTATTTCTATACACCCTTCtaaattttttcaaatgcttgattcacatgtttcaaatacaagattaacattttctaaTACAAGGTTACAATTTTTTCTATGCACAtataatatttttcaaatgcttgatcaacattttctCAAGGCAATACTAACATTTTTACTAACACATTTGGTCAACATATAACAGTTGGTCAACATTTTTACTAACACATTTTACATTTATCAAATGCTTGactaacatttttaaatacttgtttaacaATTTTATATACATGGTAAAAAATTCGCCATTTTTTAAGTATATAGTCAATATTTTTCCTATAAacattttacaaatttcaaatactTTTTCCACATCTgttaaatgcttgattaaaaaaAATATTGATGATAAAAAAAATCATCAATGTTTAATACATTGTCAACACTTTTTCTTTACACATTTAACTTCGTCCAAATATTTgttaaacatttttcaaacacttgttcaacattttttgaaatgcttgattaaTTTTTTTAAACATTTCTCATATACGTggtcaacatttttcaaaattttaacaTAGAGTTATTTTTTAAATACATATATTTAAAATAATTGGAAGTATATGCAAAGCTAAAATAAATCAAAAACCAAATCAAAAAAcctgaaaaaaaacagaaaacgaggTTTTGTTTCATGCAGGTCTGGGCTTGCCCAACTCATGGCACCAAACCTTCAGCTAGGGTTCCCTCTATCTTGTTGAATGCGAGACATAGGGGATTTGTTGAAAAATGTTAAAAGTGTATAGAAGAAATGTTTTCCATATATCATGaaaatattaatcttgtatttTGAAAATCTTAGTTAACCATTTGAAAAAAAGTAATGTGCATAAATATTGATCATGTTTTAGAAAAATGTTAGTAAATCATTTAAAAAACTGTTAAATGTGTGTAGCAACAATGTTGACCAcgtatttaaaaaaatattaatcCTTTATATGaataatgttaaacatgtattgCATACATACACAAATTGTGCAATGTGTATgggaaaaagtagacatcaaaaaatATAATTCCTGAAAAATGCTAATAATGTAACTAAAAAATGTTAAcactgtatataaaaaatgtttcaGATGTATACAGAAAATGTTGAATGTGTACAAAAAAAAGTTAACATGTGTTCTTGAACCAGATGAAAAATGACAAATTCAGAGAAGATGAAAACCCCGAAGAAACAAATTCAAAAGAACGGAAACAGAGAAACACcgataaagaaacaaagaaaaactctgaaaacaaataaaaatataaaatagcCAAAAATGAAAGTCACAAAAGAAAAAAGGCaatgaaaaccaagaaagaaacaaataaaaaatcaGTGAAAACCGAAAAAGAAACGAAGAAAACCAGTGAAAATGCAAAGAaagtagaaaaaccaaaaaaaccgtgaagaaacaaagaaaaaagggggaaatgaaatagaaaaaataaacaaaaaaaaggGCGATGCTGGCGAACTTGCGAACTGACTGATTGATCGAACCCAGCGCAGAAAAAAATAGACAAAAACGGGCGGCCCAATAGCTAAAGGTACGGGCCAAAAGCTTCATGCGAAACGGAAGAGACACTTACtgaaatcactagttgaggagtactcgttgcaaaaatCACTCCAaatccccaggttgcgacaagtggctctCGCGGTTTGTTCAAAACGTTTGTCGCAACCTGGAGCAACCTGGGAATTTTTCCAGTTTTTCatagatccatttattcaaaacgttttatctttcaaaccatgcgtccaaatctcgaaccactttcaccgttggattcctcgcgtcgagatcttcaaaccaagatcccatgttgataggttttgccaaaaaaaataaaaaaaaacagacgaaaaaaccgaaccgggagcacgggtttttttcctttccgaaataggccgcccgtgcctctcacgaaatcacaaccgtgcctctcgcggaaacaaaactgtgactctcgcggaagaaaaaaagaagagaaaatgctgtttttttcgttttcgaggaggcacgaccgtgactctcgtgaaagcacaaccatgtctctcgcggaagcaaaaccgtgactcttgcgaaaaaaaatatttttttcgtttccgagaggcattgCTGTGACTCTCGCgatagcacaaccgtgcctcttgcggaagcaaaatcatgactctcgcaaaaggaaaaaaaatcagaaaacacgtattttccctttccgagaggcatggccgtgactctcgctaaagcacaaccgtgcatctcgcggaaacaaaaccgtgactctcgcgaaaggaaaataaCAGAAACCGCGTTCTTTTTTCTGTTTCCGAGagacacggccgtgactctcgcgaaagcaaaaccgtgcctctcacacaagcaaaaccgtgactctcgcgaaaaggaaaaaaacatgtattttcgcaaaaaagaaaattcaatttttttgatcgaaaagctaaggaaggccggtggaaaaccaaaacgtcgaaaaatcCTGGAgaaaaaaccatttaaaaagccaaaaacccgtgcggtaaaataaaaaacaaaatccgAAGGAAGCGCCCAGagtgcgacacgtggcgaatgactgAGAGTACGCCAAGTGGCGTTGATCGTTGCGAGACTCCTGaagaagcgctcgttaactagttgctctcttctttctttctttttttctttgtgtGCAGTATAGCAAGCCCAATAACGGCCCAAGGCCCCAAGAGGCATTAGAAAAGCTATAAGTTACACGAACCAGAAGAACCAATTAGAGCTTCCGCATTAGCATCACGACCTTCAAATAATAAATTACAATTAAAACTAAGAGCCCTGAGTTTGAACTCCTTGATGATAGTGTCATACATGCCACTGCATCGTCTGTTGATATTCTCGACCACCTGTTTTGGGTCACAAGCAACGACAAAATTTTGTAGAAAAGGTAATCAATTTAGCTAGATTTTCGCTTTCTCTAGAACAGTTGAGCCACATGTGGCTGGTCCATCCCCATGACACAAATTGTATCCCATATTATGTGGATTTTGAGCAATAAAAACAGACCTTTtcctaataataataaaaaagagagaataacCAGTTAGAGAACATTCCTATTTGACTCCTTGTGCATAAAAATGTCAGCATAACGCACATTACTGATGTCTGCGGGGACCTGTGGGCACAGAGCGCCCTTTTTTTCTGCCATTGTTCTGTTGGGCTGGTTCTTTTGGTtttctttattttccactttttggtgttttcatcttttccttattttttgttttctttattttcaAGTCTTTGGTATTTTTATCTTCTATGTTTTTTAACCTTTTTAGGATTTTTCTAATCTTTGgttgttttaaaaaaaattgtgagaATTTTTAAAATCCgttaatttttttgaaaatttgttAACATTTCTTTTAATTCTTGAGAGCTTTGAAATTCATAAAAATATTTAAAAATTCATGAAATATaattttaaataaattatttttttgAAGCACCAAAACAttattttattttataattttcATATTCTTAGGTTCTTGAATATTTCAGAGAAGGAAAAAAACCGTTGGAAAAAACTAACGTGAGTAGCGAGCGATATCATCGTCTGGGTAGGCCCCGTACGACAGCATGTGTGCACCCCGTAATTTTGACGCAGAGATGGTCAAAATAGAAGACCTCCAAATTCCACCCACTTACGAAAAGAAAAACCCCTCAGTTGctcgaaaaaaaagaagaaaaaagaaaagaaaaacccctcaagaaaaaaaaacttgtaaaaaaggaaaaacaatTCGACCGATTGCTGCTTCTCCCAGGAGTCGGTCAGGCACCACAGTTGATCACTGCTTCTCCCATGACTTGTTCAAGGTCTCATGTAATCACGGGGAGAAGGGAGACTGCAGACCCCTAATAATTCAATGAGAAGCCGAAAGCAACCAGCCCTCCATTAGGTAATTCACAATAATATTGATACGAAGTACTAGTCTTATATATTAGTCCCTCCATATCATAATATGATACGTTCTTGTAGGCTAGTTTAACtttaaaaacatcttatattttgatatAGAGGTAgtactttacagagggagtagtaattagTACTCCATACACACTAATACTAATTGGCTCGATCTGCAGTTCGCGCCTTTGCTCTACTGAAATTCAGAAGAACAAAAAGAGGGAAAACTGTAAAATAATCAAAGAAAACCCAAGCGGATCAAACTAGTTTTGTTACTAGAGCTAGACTAGCCATTCTTTCCGAGTCGCTTGATTCTGTCTTACAATCTCTCCCTCCTTCCTTGCCCCTTTTTGTAATGCTGCTCCCTGGAGACGGAGCACTGCCACTCTAGAGGAGCAGAGGCTGCCGGCCGTGGGAGGTAAAATGGGACCGCCTTCGCCGCCTGTACTGGCATCATCACGGCGTGGTAAGGAGGGTACGGGAGCATGGCTCCGAACGGAGCCATTCCTGCAGGCAGGAGCGGGACGCATCCTCCCGCGAGCACCGTCCCTGGTGTTAGGGAGTATTAGTATAGGTCCAGGAATCCTTATTAGTCTATGTTTAgtcatgtgtaatatatatatatgtcctttgGGCCTTCAATAAAGTTAAGTTGCTTTCTTAACACCTGGAGCTGCCGAGGCGGGTGCGGCGCCCAGTGTCACCGCGACGGCCGGCGCCGATGCCGTCTGCATGACGGGGTACACTGCTTGGACCTGCCGCTGCAGCGACTTCATTGCCTGGACCTGCCGCTGCAGCGACTTCATGTACTGGATCGTCTGCTCCAGCGTCGACGCCTGGTTACACTGCACATAAAAATCTCCATTAGATTTTTTTTCGATGGGGATTAGATTTGTTCAGAGCGAGGTGCCATAAGAAACTTGCAGCTTCAGCTCAATTAGAAAAGGCTTCCAAGAAGAAGATTGGAGTTTAGCAGCATATGCACAAGCACAACAGTGAATGGGTGATCGTCGATTGAGATTACAGTAAATGTCGGAAGCTGGGTATCTGCTGACCTTCTTGCATCCAGGGACGAGCTGCTGCAGGGTCCTGAGCCTGTCACTGATCTTGCATCTTCGCCTCTGCACAACCGTACTAATCCACTCAAAATTTCACGGTGATGCATCGCTCCGTTAAAAAATGTAGATATGCACGTCAAATGAGAACGTGAGTTCGATCAGGAGTACCTTTTCTGTATCGTTGTGTGTATCTGAGTGACGAGACGACCTTGTTTTGTTTGAGCCTCCTGATGCCGCCTTCCTCCTCTCGCTGGAATCGCTCGTTATGTTTGTGTCCTGAGCACGGTAAAGCGGAGGTACAGATTTTTTTTTGGTAAAGGGCGTTTTTATTTTCTTAAAATGTAGCATCAAACGGATACTAACATTAAGATTATGACTCAGtctctgcatagttaggatgcacacagcTAAACACTGCCaatttgacaaaagaaaggtaaaaaaccgaCAATTCGGCAACAGTAGAGTTTGACCGACACTATGTCTATGTAAGCGAAGATACAAATACTTAGATCAAATCAATGTCTTTTCTGCAATTTCTTCCTAAAAGGGGATTAATTGATGCACACCGCCATTTATATTGCATCGTCCTATTGGTTAGAGTAAAGAATTAAGGAAAACAGATTACACAAGCTGGATGGGACTGTTGAGTTCACTACGTGAAAACTATTTTGGGAAACTCAGTCCACTCAATCGTTCGTGGAAAACATGATGTAAACTTCTTCGGTTAAGAGGAATCAGACCACAAGCTTGTGCAAACCACATGTCAGATCGATTCACACTATGACAATCTGCATAAATGTCCATGTACTTGTACATGCTATAATCAGCTTACAAGGCCCGCATTCATTTTGAGATTTTTTCGGGATCTCCAGTTAGACCAACAATATATGAGTACGTTACAAAAGTCAAATCATTTGGGAAAAAGTCAAATCATTTGGGAAAAAGTCAAATACGAATTCAGCTATACTTTTATAGCATATATTAGTACTCACTCTGTAAACTTTGATAAGACGTTTTAAACGTCTTATAAGTATGTCGTGAGTCAAATTGATCATCAAGGTTGGCCTCAAAATGTCCACGGGCCTTGTAAACCAAGAAGTTCGTACTTTTTTGAAGTAACGGAAATAGCGTGCTCGACAGGTCGTGAAAAAATTGTCTACAAAAACGAATTCAAGCAGAAGAAAACACAAAGTAACATAGAAAGACAATATTTCCCTTAGGGAAAAAACATAGTCTCCGACATGCTATATCACGTCAAACTTCAAAGCTCGCCAAAATATCTTGAAAGAAAAACATGAAGAAAAGTTCACCAGAAGATAAAGAAAAGTTCACCAAAATATCttgcaagaagaagatgaagagaagttaGAGCGAAGAGCTATTTGCTCACTTATTAAACTGACTTGATAAAGGCACGGACATGCTATATCACGTCAGACTATAAATGGCCATATATGTTTCCTAAAATTCACCAAAATAtcttggaagaagaagaagaagaagaagaagaagaagagcgtgGAGCGAAGAGCTCCTTACTTACTTGTAAAACGATTTGATAACACAATCATATACTAGTAATTGGGTGCTTGCATGTGCTCATACCTTGACATGGTACATGCCGTCCGTAGCCGGAAGCTTCCCCTCGCTCTCCGTCATCCCCAAACTCCCCGACGCCTTGGCCGACGGTTTGCCCTTCACCATGGGGCCGTCCCCGGCATTGTCCTCGCCACTGACGATCGGGTAGAGCCACGCTGCCATCACGTCTTCGGAAGGTGTTGGCTCTGGAGGCGACGCGCACGGTGGCCCCAGCGCCGGTGGCGGAGAGCCGACGCCGGGAAGAGCCGTGCCTCCTTCCCACGCCAACCCGAGTAGACCTTCACTGCAAGAAAGCACGCACATACGCGTGAATATCATTTTGAGTCATTGCAGTAACTGCTGAAACAGCCAAGTCTAGCTACATGCATGGAGCTGTCAACGAACATGTCGAGGAAGTCGTCGTCGCCGGTGGATGCTGCGGCCTCGCTGGGGTACCACCAAGGATCTGTAGCGGGAACTTGTCGGTCCATCGCTCAGCTCAACGTGGGAAGAAGCTAGGGAAGTACGTGGTCCTTGGGTTAAATGTGTCTGTCCCTCTCTGTTCTTGTACACCATATGCAGAGCAACAGACCCTTTATATAGAGCAAGAATATTCAACAGCCGGCGTtgcgcatgagagagagagagagagagatatgtgGAGAGATATACCGGAGCAACACCGATGTCGTTGAATGTCCACGCACAGAGACGTTCCGAGCAATCAGGCTAGCTAGAAGACGGTGCATGCACCTGCAGGCTAGCTTAGCTACAGGACGACCGTCACCCGTGGAAGCTGGCAATAATGTATTGtattatatactactccctccattcctaaatatttgtctctttagagatttcaaataaactaccacatacggatgtatatagacatattttaaagtgtagattcattcactttgctccgtatgtagtcacttgttgaaatctttagaaaaacaagtactccctccgtccgaaaatacttgtcgggggaatggatgtatctagacgtattttagttctagatacatccctttttatgtatttctccgacaagtattttgggacggatggagtatttAGAAATGGCGGGAGTAATAAATACGTTTGTGTACGGTCGCTTGTGCACTCTGACACTGCTCACGCTACGGTTTTTGTGTACATGCGGCCGGCGGCGGCATAAACGGATGGATTCATAGATACAGTACAAGACAAAGACATGCGGGGATAAGCTTGGAATGCCACATACAATTCAACATAGCCATAGACATGACACGAGCCATATGTAGTTCCAAAAGAGTAACGGTGTTACCACAAGAGCTTTTAGAACATAGCCTCTCCTACAACTAGACTGATCCAGTTTAATGATACACAGGTTAAACATGTTTTTCAATTGTCTGTCGATTGATGTCCACACAACCATAGGTCCTTGTATGAATTCTTCTAGACCCCGTCTTTGAGAGCACTAGAACTGGCATGGTGAGTGTCAAAGGTGGATCCGTGACAAAGGAGCAAGTAGTGCATCAATTGAGGAGGTTAGTTTCTATGACTTTTCAGTGGTCTCTAGTGCGTATAGATTGTTGCAAATATTAGCACTTTTTCAACTAGTCTAATCCACGAGTAAGCAGTAAACATGGCAAATATGGTATGCAACTCATACCGATACCTAAGCATGTGAACACGTATAGTACATAGAACCGAAACATCTATGAAGAACATATATGCGACTAGCACATGTAAACGAGGGATCaacagatcataccctccggttggccaggccaacgtggcggcggcagcagcatcctCGGCATcgtctgtggccttcttcttggtggcGGCGTCTTCGACCATGGTGTCGATGCcggggaagtagtggaagcagaggcggacGAAGACGGGGACTGATCGAAAGCAGTCGCGTCGAGACCTCCTAAAAAAATATCTTATTGTCGTTCTCCCGGGCAGGATGTCGAATGACAaggttccggaggcacctgctctcccgaccaaccgtgcacgcggtcgtcgggatgAGATCGCCAGAAGCAGCACAGAGAGAGGAACAGTAGATGATGGCTAGGGTTgtgcgagagggagtgagtgaactgatTTAGGGTTCACTCCACTAGTCAGCTCCGTCTTATATAGACCGTCGGGTAGATGGGCCCGGGCTGAGGCCCACGACCGAGTCAGCGAACAACCCACGATCCAACGTCTTGGACAGTGGCTCTACTGTTCAGCTCGActaattcccgcaacccgcggcacaCGCGCATTGTGATGAGGCAAGGTGAGgtgaggcgaggcgtggcgaggcgaggcgggCCCGACGAAGGAGGAGCGTGTGTGTACAACTCCTCTTCTCAAGCTCCCAATGGCATGTGatagagcagcccttataaagaggtctcacTCTCTCGCCACTAGCAGTATGGTACTAAACTTCCACTACTTGCCATGCACCTAAATGGGCCTTAGAGATTAACCAGGGATTATTGTCTTACATGAGCCTAAACCCATTCATAATCCAAcactcccccaccagatctcgaggcacataagtttgtcaactgttccaaacaagtttgatataccagaatttccagtggagactgttaagttgaacttccaactAGAGCAATaggattagacttcttcacaactgaacaatggactatgccttgatttGTTAGTTTGGCGTGTAGAAGTTTCGCTTATTGTCAGCTGATACGTGGCTGCCAAAGGCTAAACCCCATGATTGGAGCTTATTAGTCATGCTCCTTATCTTCTCATGAGCTTCCTAGAGATTACCCAATCTCATAGATTGTGACCAGCAGTCAGGATCACAtatgtgtgttcctccaaagaatgctctgtaggttagcatcttgctttcataagctttggaacacaccAAGACAAAAGTCATCCTGCCTTACAGAATTGAGAGTATTATTGCATCTTCAACGAAGTGGGTTAATTAAGGATACTCTCCTGGGTTGATGGCTgtattgttttcccaggtcctaattcacgggatctccgatcacataggttgggttacccccatGGCAACTTACTTGGGTCTCATGCCCGTCTGCCTCGATGCATTAGAACTTTTCTATCACAAcccgtgatagccctttcgtaaaagggTCTGCCATATTTTTAGCAgtctggatataatccaatgtTATCACTCCAGAGTTTCTTGATTTTTTGACAgatttcaatcttcttcttatgtgctttgtggatttcatattgtcctttgaactcttatcCTTGGCAATCACAGTTTGATTGCCACAGTTCATATGGACAGCCCGGGCTGGCTTATCAATCACTGGCAAATCCATCAAAAtctctcgaagccattctgctttGACGCATGATGTGTCcaatgttgtgagttctgctttcaATAGCCGATCTcgctaagatcgtttgcttgcaagacttccaggaaacagcagcACCACCAAGTGTGAGGACATgtccacttgtggctttcatctcatcagcattaGATATCTAGTTAgaatcactatacccctcaagtaccATTGGGTACCCAGAATAGTGAATTATGTAGTTCACAGTGCCTTGCAAATAGCACATCACTCGCTCAACAACATGCCAATGCACATATCCCAGAttagaaacaaaccggctcagtttgcacacAACAAATGAGATGCCAGGACGAGTAGCACAAGCTAGGTACATGagtgaaccaaccacttgagaataCCTCAATTGATCTATAGCCGTGCCTTCGAACTTTTGAATctgcacgctaggatcatatggtgttgcagaaggtttg
This window encodes:
- the LOC119292909 gene encoding putative transcription factor bHLH056 yields the protein MDRQVPATDPWWYPSEAAASTGDDDFLDIEGLLGLAWEGGTALPGVGSPPPALGPPCASPPEPTPSEDVMAAWLYPIVSGEDNAGDGPMVKGKPSAKASGSLGMTESEGKLPATDGMYHVKDTNITSDSSERRKAASGGSNKTRSSRHSDTHNDTEKRRRCKISDRLRTLQQLVPGCKKCNQASTLEQTIQYMKSLQRQVQAMKSLQRQVQAVYPVMQTASAPAVAVTLGAAPASAAPGTVLAGGCVPLLPAGMAPFGAMLPYPPYHAVMMPVQAAKAVPFYLPRPAASAPLEWQCSVSREQHYKKGQGRRERL